In Geotalea uraniireducens, one genomic interval encodes:
- a CDS encoding GNAT family N-acetyltransferase: protein MESLNLNIWETAEMLDMKGIKEITEQFLTKTAIADVLDDVATLRLEIFREYPYLYQGRREDELKYLGTYAEAPDACVILAHEGHAVIGAIAGMPLVHEDAHMLDAFSGTAFPLNEAYYVGELLFRLVYRNCGLGQKLLVRLESHIRSLGRYRTLTCATVERPDDHPLRPNDYIPITRFLARTGFVRIPGVTTHFTWRETNGGKRDHPMKFWSKELT, encoded by the coding sequence GTGGAATCACTGAATTTAAACATTTGGGAAACGGCTGAGATGCTCGATATGAAAGGGATTAAGGAAATTACCGAGCAATTCCTGACCAAGACTGCCATTGCGGATGTTCTGGACGATGTGGCGACGCTCCGACTTGAAATTTTCCGGGAGTATCCCTATCTGTATCAAGGGCGCAGAGAAGATGAGCTTAAATACCTGGGTACCTATGCCGAGGCACCCGATGCCTGCGTCATTCTCGCACATGAAGGACATGCGGTTATCGGGGCGATTGCAGGCATGCCTCTTGTCCATGAAGACGCCCATATGCTTGACGCCTTTTCTGGGACAGCATTTCCGCTCAACGAGGCATATTACGTTGGGGAACTGCTCTTTCGCCTGGTCTACCGCAATTGTGGACTGGGCCAGAAGCTGCTTGTACGACTGGAAAGCCACATCCGTTCTCTAGGCCGCTACCGCACGCTCACTTGTGCCACGGTTGAACGTCCCGATGATCACCCCTTGCGCCCGAATGACTACATCCCCATCACAAGATTCCTTGCCCGCACCGGTTTTGTCCGGATCCCAGGGGTAACCACCCACTTCACGTGGCGTGAGACCAATGGTGGCAAACGGGACCATCCCATGAAATTCTGGAGCAAAGAGCTGACTTGA
- a CDS encoding AraC family transcriptional regulator codes for MQDFTNDGIEIALDPLTKSIARCTQNGDQDPTPIHDLSLFRMDGPTGPISVTYEPSVCLAVQGAKRVILGDDTYVYDAHNYLITSVHLPTIVQVIEASTEKPFLALRFKLDLKEISQLMADSNLPPPRTKQTSRGMATGEVTQPLLNAFQRLIEVLAEKQDIPMLATIIKREIIYRLLVGDQGERLRQIASVGSKSQQIRRAIEWLQNNFTQPFSIDDLAEQVNMSPTSFHNHFRSMTALSPLQFQKQLRLQEARRLMLAERMDAANAAFQVGYESPTQFSREYNRLFGAPPLRDITKLRQISAAE; via the coding sequence ATGCAGGATTTTACTAATGATGGAATAGAGATTGCGCTTGATCCGCTAACAAAGAGCATTGCCCGATGCACCCAAAATGGCGATCAGGACCCAACCCCAATTCATGACTTATCACTTTTCCGAATGGATGGGCCTACCGGACCAATCAGCGTCACATATGAACCCAGCGTTTGTTTGGCTGTGCAAGGAGCTAAACGAGTCATTCTTGGAGATGACACCTATGTGTATGACGCGCACAATTATTTGATCACATCCGTGCATCTGCCAACGATCGTACAGGTTATTGAAGCAAGTACGGAGAAACCTTTTCTGGCGCTCAGATTTAAACTTGATCTGAAGGAAATTTCACAACTGATGGCGGACAGTAATCTGCCCCCACCGCGTACGAAACAGACAAGCCGTGGTATGGCGACTGGCGAGGTGACGCAGCCGTTGCTTAACGCCTTTCAAAGGTTGATTGAAGTCCTAGCTGAAAAACAGGACATCCCGATGCTTGCTACGATCATCAAGCGAGAAATCATCTACCGATTACTGGTGGGGGATCAAGGTGAGCGTTTGCGCCAGATAGCATCAGTTGGGAGTAAGAGTCAGCAAATAAGGCGTGCTATTGAGTGGTTGCAGAATAACTTCACACAACCATTTAGTATAGACGACCTCGCAGAGCAGGTGAACATGAGTCCCACATCATTTCATAACCACTTCCGGTCAATGACCGCACTCAGTCCACTTCAATTTCAGAAGCAGTTGCGCTTGCAAGAGGCCAGACGTCTCATGCTCGCAGAACGTATGGATGCCGCAAACGCAGCGTTCCAAGTAGGCTATGAGAGCCCAACTCAGTTTAGTCGCGAGTATAACCGCCTGTTCGGCGCGCCGCCACTGCGGGACATTACGAAACTCCGCCAGATATCCGCTGCGGAATAG
- a CDS encoding aldo/keto reductase — protein sequence MEKNNQITGLLAQNPQGLTRRDFLVTTALVGAGLAVGPLLGVASAEKIENRSGNGLHKGGNTMKTRRLGKLEVSAIGAGCMSISANYGPPADRKQGIKVIRTAYEKGVTFFDTAEVYGPYTNEGLVGEALAPFRDKVVVATKFGFDLVAGGLNSRPEHIRKVVEESLKRLKTDRIDLYYQHRVDPKVPIEDVAGVIKDLIKQGKVLHFGLSEASAKTIRRAHSVHPVSAVQTEYSLMERDPERNGVLKTCDELGIGFVPWGPVGMGYLTGKIDSRTKLDPKTDLRSGFDRFTPVNIKANMPIVDFLKIFAEKKNATPAQISLAWLLAQKPWIVPIPGTRNMDHLNENLGAINVQLTPADLREIETALSKIKVYGGRMGEIYMRDVDQSK from the coding sequence ATGGAAAAGAATAACCAGATAACTGGATTGCTCGCTCAAAATCCCCAAGGACTGACTCGCCGAGACTTTTTGGTTACTACTGCACTTGTCGGGGCAGGATTGGCCGTCGGGCCACTGTTGGGAGTCGCATCAGCGGAGAAAATTGAGAATCGGTCCGGCAACGGACTCCATAAAGGCGGAAATACAATGAAAACTCGAAGGCTCGGAAAATTGGAAGTCTCGGCAATAGGTGCAGGGTGCATGAGTATCAGCGCCAACTACGGCCCACCCGCAGACAGAAAGCAAGGAATTAAGGTCATTCGCACAGCCTATGAAAAGGGGGTCACGTTCTTTGATACCGCCGAAGTTTACGGCCCCTATACGAACGAAGGCCTTGTCGGGGAAGCTCTCGCGCCTTTTCGCGACAAAGTCGTTGTCGCAACCAAATTTGGATTTGATCTTGTAGCGGGTGGACTTAATAGCAGGCCAGAACATATTAGGAAAGTGGTAGAGGAGTCACTAAAGCGGCTTAAGACTGACCGCATTGATCTCTACTACCAACACAGGGTAGATCCAAAGGTGCCAATTGAAGATGTGGCTGGTGTGATCAAGGATCTCATCAAGCAGGGAAAGGTTTTGCATTTCGGTCTCTCCGAAGCGAGTGCGAAGACAATCCGCCGAGCGCATTCTGTTCATCCGGTATCAGCAGTTCAGACTGAATACTCGCTTATGGAAAGAGATCCAGAACGCAACGGTGTACTTAAAACGTGTGATGAGCTGGGTATTGGCTTTGTTCCTTGGGGGCCGGTTGGAATGGGTTATTTGACCGGGAAAATTGATTCTCGTACGAAGTTGGACCCGAAAACAGACCTTCGCTCCGGGTTTGATCGTTTTACTCCTGTAAACATAAAGGCAAATATGCCGATTGTTGATTTTCTAAAAATATTTGCTGAGAAGAAGAATGCGACGCCTGCACAGATATCTCTTGCATGGCTATTGGCGCAGAAACCATGGATTGTTCCAATCCCAGGGACACGTAACATGGATCATCTGAACGAGAATTTGGGAGCAATCAATGTTCAACTAACGCCTGCGGATTTACGTGAGATCGAAACTGCACTCTCTAAGATCAAAGTGTACGGTGGCCGTATGGGCGAAATATACATGCGTGATGTTGACCAGTCAAAGTGA
- a CDS encoding helix-turn-helix domain-containing protein, whose translation MTARQQAIFTLDELAAYLKVGKRTLYRLASHGEIPAFKVGGTWRFRQSEIDRWINDQIQAGRKKEVIRTDEQPKSAEHSVSSGRAVRRRRQTE comes from the coding sequence ATGACAGCGCGCCAGCAGGCGATCTTCACACTCGACGAGTTGGCTGCCTACTTGAAAGTCGGCAAGCGGACGCTTTACCGGCTCGCCTCGCACGGGGAGATTCCGGCCTTCAAGGTCGGCGGGACGTGGCGGTTTCGTCAAAGTGAAATCGATCGATGGATCAATGATCAGATCCAAGCAGGCAGAAAGAAGGAGGTGATACGCACAGATGAGCAGCCAAAGTCAGCGGAACACTCCGTGTCGTCTGGGCGCGCTGTCCGTCGCCGCAGGCAAACGGAGTGA
- a CDS encoding Hsp20/alpha crystallin family protein, giving the protein MDIDFKKLAPWNWFKKEQEEQQSTASLPVQRNDLPVAGGPVSPILQLHREIDRLFDDAFRGFGFPALAMPRWPSDWPGLLKPALDIQETDKLYKISLEVPGVEEKDIQITLDNDVLLVRGEKRQEQETKDGGFHRVERSYGSFQRALNLPADANQDTIKAAFKNGVLTITMEKREASAPKQGRSIPING; this is encoded by the coding sequence ATGGACATTGATTTCAAGAAATTGGCTCCCTGGAACTGGTTCAAGAAGGAGCAGGAAGAACAACAGAGCACTGCCTCGCTGCCGGTGCAGCGCAATGACCTGCCGGTGGCGGGTGGGCCCGTCAGTCCCATCCTGCAATTGCATCGCGAGATCGACCGCCTCTTTGACGATGCATTTCGAGGCTTCGGCTTTCCGGCGCTGGCCATGCCGCGATGGCCGTCGGACTGGCCGGGCCTGCTGAAGCCGGCACTTGACATCCAGGAAACCGACAAGCTGTATAAGATTTCTTTGGAGGTTCCCGGCGTCGAGGAAAAGGACATCCAGATCACGCTCGACAACGACGTGCTGCTGGTGCGCGGTGAAAAGCGTCAGGAGCAGGAAACGAAAGACGGCGGTTTCCACCGGGTGGAGCGCTCCTACGGCAGCTTTCAGCGCGCTCTGAACCTGCCGGCCGATGCCAACCAGGACACGATCAAGGCCGCTTTCAAGAACGGCGTGCTCACGATCACGATGGAAAAGCGCGAGGCCAGCGCGCCCAAGCAGGGCCGCTCGATCCCGATCAACGGCTGA